From the genome of Aquila chrysaetos chrysaetos chromosome 8, bAquChr1.4, whole genome shotgun sequence:
TTGTGTACCTGGGAACTAGGGACAGgtttacagcttttctttccccaacaCTCCGTCCCTCATTGCCTCTCTTGTCCGGCCCATCCACTCTCGGTGTTTCACAGATGGGTCAGTGCAGAAGGTCTCAGGTGTCTTTGTAGTCCCAAATTTCTGAGGTTCAAGCACCAAAGGCTGTTCCCCATGAGCTCTAGGCttcaggagaggaggaagctaGGACGTGGGGCACCGTACAGTTCTCCTCTCTTGGCATCCAGGCAGGAGGCCCTTCTGTGCAAGGCTGGGCTCTGCGGGTAGggccctcccttctccctgggcACCCCTATTTCCACTATGCACCCAGAGATCTGCAAATGAAGATGCTGTTTCTGTGAGGCTCTGGGGTTAGTGGCctgagggaaaaggaggaggtggtgAGAGAGCTTCTGCCACGGAACTGTTCTTTCCCCGCACCCCAGGATGGGATTGCCCTTGCCGTGAGCTGCAAAGAGGGAGCACGGGCTGTTCTGACCTGCCTACCCATTTGTTGCATAAGCAAGAATTTTCCTGCATGCTCCTAATGTATGGAATCATCCTAGGTGATGCTggatttcctttctccttcccccgGCCATGGGGCCCTCAAGCTAGGTCTCCTGCATCTCAGCTAAGGTCAAATGGTTGGGAACCATTGTTTCCAGGCACTGTCACATTTCAGGCTTGAAGAGGGAGCTTATGCCACTGCTGGATTCTTCTAGGGCTGCTGGTGGTGTGGATCCTCGGCCCTTTCCAGTGTTGGTGCTGTTTTCTGGAGCCCTTGGCCCAAGGCCTGATGTTTACCAACTTCCTCCTCCCAGGCTCCCCAGGCTCTCATTCCTTTTCCCATAGCTCCTGTCTCTGGGCAAGGGCCACCTGGGGCAGAGGGCTCCCCCATCACCGCAGACCAACAGAATCCTGTAACCTCAAAGCTTTTACATGAGTCAGGAGTGAGGACGCTGGGAAGCAGCACAGCCCCCCGAGGCTGCCTGGAGGCAGCATGGAAAGAGTTGGCCAGGGTTCTCCTCAGTGAGACCGGAGTGCTGTGACCCTGTCTGTGACCCCTCAGACAACGAGGGGCTGAGACTGTGTCAGTGCCTGGCACTGTCGTGGAGGGatgtcactacaggccttggaATGGTTAGGCCTGGGCGTGAGGTCAGGCACAACTATGTACACACACGCATGCATTCACACGTGTCCAACAAGCGTGCACAACAATATACACAGATGCACAGAGTCAGGCATACGTGCATAAGGACACAGGCACATGTAGTTGCATGCAAGTACTCACACCTgtgcaaaaaaatacacaagtaCACAGAAACACGATCTCGCCAGAGGCATACAGCTGGGTGTACGCACAAGCATAGGTGTGCATGCAGGTAATCCCACAGACTGGTACACAATCACACGCCCACGCACGTTGCTGCTGATAAGCACATGGGAGCAGAGGCAATAGGAAGGGATGTGACTGAGGCGCTGTTGGGGACCTCCCTGCCAGAGCAGGGACGGGGCACTCTGAGCAGGACAGATGCACAGGCAGCATAGCTAGAGGAGTCTCAGGGACTGtccagagagaggaggaggccAAAGTGGTTGGCAGCTTCCTCCTGAGGGCAGCTTAAGGTGAAAGAGAGTTGAAAACCTGAAGTGCAGCACGCCTGCCTGGGAAGACAACAGCCGCTGACTGTTAGACTGAGCCGGGTGGGAAGGAAAGAGCACAGGGCACATACTGACAGGAGCCCTTGGGTGAGGAGCCAAGGATtggagggctgggagcagctaGGGCCCTCCCTGTCAGCAGGACCATAAAAAGCCCACCAGAGTGCCCCAGACTGACATCACCTGCCTCCACTGGACTCTTCTGGCACTTAGTCCCTGTCTCCTGCCCACTGTGATGCATCTTTGACCTGGAAATCCTGGGACTTCTCATCCCAGCACTCAACAGAAGCTTCTGTGATGGAATGGGCATGACATAAACCGGGAAATACAAAGGCAGCGTAGAGGCAAACAGCAGCACATCCCATGTCATTACCTGGGATGTTTCCGTTCATTAGGAGCATGCAGGAAAATTGTTGCTTATGCAGAACTGCCTTTGGGCCCTGAGGCAGTGTGAGGCCGGTATAAAAGCCAGCCCAACTGGTCGCTCTCTCAACCACTTCTGTCACCTCCTTCTCCTTAGGAACCAGGTGAGTTGGAacccccttttcccctcctcctcctccttctcctcctcctcctcctcctcctcgtccttctcctcctcctccttctcctcatcctcctcctcctccagaaaAAGATCGAGCCTTCAAGAACAACGCAGCTGCTACCAGCTTCTTGGTCTTATGTCAGGGCTCTAAGATCGTGGTCAGTGGAGAGGGCAAAGGAGAGATGGTCTGTCACGGAGAGAGTCTGAGGCTGGGCTGAGGTAGCTTTTTGACTACAGGCTAGGAAGGAGCATTGCTGGGCCTTCCTGCTATGCGAAGGACTCGGCTGAGCTCAGGCAAAGAAGCCCTTGTTCCCCCCTGCACAGCCTCTACCTCCCCACCCAGCAGGTGCCTTGGCTTCCTTTTGGTGGGGTTGCAGGCTGTTCCTCAGGTGTCCCTGTGCTCTGCTTCCTCCCTGGCCTCTCTCCCAGGTGAACCACCAGCCCCGAGACATGTCCTGCTCCGACAagtgccagccctgccagccctgccagccctgcggcCCAACCCCGCTGGCCAACAGCTGCAATGAGCCCTGTGTCAGGCAGTGCCAGCCTTCCACCGTTGTCATCGAGCCCTCTCCCGTGGTGGTGATTCTGCCTggccccatcctcagctccttcccgcaGAACACTGCCGTGGGCTCCTCCACCTCCGCTGCCGTTGGCAGCATCCTCAGCAGTAACGGAGTCCCCATCAGCTCCGGGTGCTGTGACCTCTCCTGCATCACCAGCCGCTACTGTGGCAGCAGAAGGTGCTCCCCCTGCTAAAGCCACTGCTGACAGCCCAGACAAAGAGCCCCAGGAACCCAGAAGACGATGCCAGACCAAACAACGGAGATCGTGACCCTTGCTTGGAGAGGGCCTTAGCATGCCCCACTCCTCTTGCAAAGGGTGTCAACCCTTTGGAAAAGGCCGGCCTGGGCTCTCCAAAAACATGGCCAATGCCTCTCATTCCCTTCCTCcactctctcctttccctcctttccctttcttgttttctgctccCCTCAGCCTTGAGGCCCACCAAAGGCAGCTTGGGGGGACCTGCCTGCCCCTTTCCCTCTGTGGGGCCCTGACACTTGGCCACCCGTGGCGATCCTTTCACTGTGGCCTCCTCTCAGAAACATCTTGTTTCCCTCTTTAGACTCATTAAACTCTGCTGCATCCCAGGCTCTGGCTCTGTGTGGTCCTTTCCTCTCTGAATGCTCTCTAAAGCTGTCCAG
Proteins encoded in this window:
- the LOC115344784 gene encoding feather keratin Cos2-3-like, with protein sequence MQNCLWALRQCEAGIKASPTGRSLNHFCHLLLLRNQVNHQPRDMSCSDKCQPCQPCQPCGPTPLANSCNEPCVRQCQPSTVVIEPSPVVVILPGPILSSFPQNTAVGSSTSAAVGSILSSNGVPISSGCCDLSCITSRYCGSRRCSPC